In a single window of the Anaerocolumna cellulosilytica genome:
- a CDS encoding sulfide/dihydroorotate dehydrogenase-like FAD/NAD-binding protein: MYRIVKKESLNPTVTLMEVEAPLIAKKAEPGQFIILRVDSNGERIPLTIADFNRATGTVTIIYQIVGATTQALDHLKEGENIQDFAGPLGRPTETEDFKKVAVVGGGVGCAIAYPVAKKLYEQGCEVHSITGFRNKELVILEEEFKKVSNKLVLMTDDGSYGTKGLVTDALKTLIESGEKYDAVITIGPLIMMKFVCALTKEYQIKTLASMNPIMIDGTGMCGGCRLSVGGKTKFACVDGPDFDGHEIDFDEALTRSSIYKPFERRAHEEVCHLYEMEVK, from the coding sequence ATGTACAGAATCGTAAAAAAGGAAAGCTTAAATCCTACCGTCACGCTTATGGAAGTGGAAGCTCCACTGATAGCCAAAAAAGCAGAACCGGGACAATTTATTATCCTCAGAGTGGATAGTAATGGTGAGCGTATCCCTTTAACCATTGCTGATTTTAATCGGGCAACGGGAACTGTAACCATTATATATCAGATTGTCGGTGCTACTACCCAGGCTCTTGACCATCTTAAGGAGGGAGAGAACATTCAAGATTTTGCCGGTCCTTTGGGAAGACCAACCGAGACTGAAGATTTTAAGAAAGTTGCAGTTGTAGGCGGTGGGGTGGGGTGTGCCATCGCTTACCCAGTTGCAAAAAAGCTTTATGAACAAGGTTGTGAGGTGCATTCCATAACAGGCTTTCGTAACAAAGAGCTGGTTATTTTGGAAGAAGAATTTAAAAAAGTAAGCAATAAACTTGTATTAATGACAGATGATGGCAGCTACGGAACGAAAGGACTTGTTACCGATGCCCTAAAAACTTTAATTGAATCCGGCGAGAAATATGATGCCGTTATTACAATCGGACCATTAATCATGATGAAGTTTGTCTGTGCTCTCACAAAAGAATATCAGATAAAAACCCTCGCCAGTATGAATCCTATCATGATTGATGGAACCGGAATGTGTGGCGGCTGCCGTTTAAGTGTTGGTGGAAAGACAAAATTCGCCTGTGTAGACGGCCCCGACTTTGATGGGCACGAGATTGATTTTGATGAGGCCTTAACCCGTTCTTCTATTTATAAGCCTTTCGAGCGCAGAGCTCACGAAGAGGTCTGTCATCTGTATGAAATGGAGGTAAAATGA
- the gltA gene encoding NADPH-dependent glutamate synthase: MANMSLTKNEMPAQEPQVRNQNFLEVALGYSKEQAIDEANRCLNCKHKPCISGCPVRIDIPAFIQETARGNFDTAYEIISRSSSLPAVCGRVCPQESQCEQKCVRGIKGEPVAIGRLERFVADYQNTYGNTKLTKPASNGHKIAVIGSGPSGLACAGDLAKKGYSVTIFEALHLAGGVLVYGIPEFRLPKAIVQKEINALKELGVEIATNVIIGKTLSIEELQNEYGFEAVFVGSGAGLPNFMNIPGENLKGVYSANEFLTRVNLMKAYTPDSTTPIQKGKKVMVVGGGNVAMDAARCAKRLGAEVTIVYRRTENELPARHEEVEHAKEEGIQFKLLTSPIEIKGDSNGWVTGLCCQEMTLSQPDDSGRRKPVPLENSAFEMEADCVIMSIGTSPNPLIKDTTKGLSIRNWGGIIVDEATGLTSLTGVYAGGDAVTGAATVILAMGAGKTAAEAIDSYLKGEGAS, from the coding sequence ATGGCGAATATGTCTCTTACCAAAAACGAAATGCCTGCTCAGGAGCCTCAGGTACGTAATCAGAATTTTCTCGAAGTAGCCTTAGGTTATTCCAAAGAACAGGCAATTGATGAAGCAAATCGCTGTCTAAACTGTAAGCATAAACCTTGCATTAGCGGTTGTCCCGTCCGGATTGATATACCTGCCTTTATACAGGAAACCGCCAGAGGGAATTTTGATACCGCATACGAAATTATCTCCCGCTCTAGTTCCCTGCCGGCAGTATGCGGCAGAGTCTGTCCTCAAGAGAGCCAATGTGAGCAAAAATGTGTCCGTGGAATCAAAGGAGAACCTGTTGCCATTGGAAGACTGGAACGTTTTGTAGCAGATTATCAGAATACATACGGTAATACAAAATTAACGAAGCCAGCCTCTAACGGTCATAAAATCGCTGTTATTGGTTCCGGTCCTTCTGGGCTTGCCTGTGCCGGTGATTTGGCAAAAAAAGGGTATTCTGTCACCATTTTTGAGGCGCTTCATCTGGCAGGTGGTGTGTTAGTCTATGGTATTCCGGAATTCCGTTTACCCAAAGCAATCGTCCAAAAAGAAATCAATGCGCTCAAAGAGCTGGGTGTTGAAATTGCTACCAATGTGATTATAGGTAAAACCTTATCCATTGAAGAATTGCAGAACGAATATGGCTTTGAAGCAGTATTCGTCGGTTCCGGTGCCGGACTTCCAAACTTTATGAACATACCAGGTGAAAATCTGAAAGGTGTCTATTCTGCCAATGAGTTTCTGACCCGTGTCAATCTAATGAAAGCTTACACACCGGATAGTACTACTCCGATTCAAAAAGGTAAAAAGGTTATGGTTGTCGGGGGCGGCAATGTAGCCATGGATGCTGCAAGATGCGCCAAACGTTTGGGAGCGGAAGTAACGATTGTTTACCGCCGTACGGAAAATGAACTCCCTGCCCGGCATGAAGAGGTGGAACATGCTAAGGAAGAAGGGATACAGTTTAAACTTTTGACCTCACCCATAGAAATTAAGGGTGACAGCAATGGATGGGTAACCGGATTGTGCTGTCAGGAGATGACCTTAAGCCAGCCGGATGACTCCGGACGTCGTAAACCTGTTCCCTTAGAAAACAGTGCATTTGAAATGGAAGCTGACTGTGTTATTATGTCCATCGGTACTTCCCCTAATCCCCTGATTAAAGACACTACCAAAGGTCTGTCCATAAGAAATTGGGGTGGCATTATTGTGGATGAAGCAACTGGCCTTACTTCTTTAACCGGTGTATACGCCGGCGGTGATGCCGTAACCGGTGCTGCAACCGTTATCCTTGCTATGGGAGCGGGTAAAACTGCGGCAGAAGCAATTGATTCCTATCTTAAGGGGGAAGGAGCCAGTTAA
- a CDS encoding redox-sensing transcriptional repressor Rex, whose protein sequence is MLYKSISTQALRRLPIYLNYLKSLPKDKVVNISATTIAEALKLNDVQVRKDLALISTGGRPKIGYITRNLIADIEKYLGFDNADSAILVGVGDLGRALLSYDGFSKYGLTIVAAFDSDEAMIGSTIFGKKVLAADKLKDLCNRMKVRIGILTVPPTEAQITCNSMIESGILAIWNFTPVPLTVPDHILIQNEDMAFSLAKLSKDLTESMRKNHCNT, encoded by the coding sequence ATGTTATATAAATCCATTTCCACGCAAGCACTCAGACGGCTGCCCATATATCTGAACTATTTAAAGTCTTTACCAAAAGACAAGGTTGTGAACATATCCGCAACAACCATTGCTGAGGCCTTAAAGCTAAACGATGTGCAGGTAAGAAAGGATTTAGCATTAATAAGTACGGGAGGCCGTCCTAAAATTGGGTATATAACCAGGAATTTGATAGCAGATATTGAAAAATATTTAGGTTTTGACAATGCAGACAGTGCCATATTGGTCGGTGTGGGAGACTTAGGACGTGCTCTTCTCTCCTACGATGGTTTTTCAAAATACGGTCTTACTATTGTTGCTGCCTTTGACAGCGATGAAGCAATGATTGGCAGTACCATATTTGGAAAGAAAGTCCTTGCGGCTGATAAGCTAAAGGATTTGTGCAATAGAATGAAGGTACGAATCGGTATCCTTACAGTACCACCTACAGAGGCTCAGATTACCTGTAACTCTATGATTGAGAGTGGTATCCTTGCTATCTGGAACTTTACACCTGTACCTCTAACCGTTCCGGATCACATATTAATTCAAAATGAGGATATGGCCTTTTCACTGGCAAAGCTGTCTAAAGATTTAACAGAAAGTATGAGAAAGAATCATTGTAATACATAA